From Micromonospora rhizosphaerae, the proteins below share one genomic window:
- a CDS encoding 3-keto-5-aminohexanoate cleavage protein, producing the protein MTTGTLITVAPTGAESAKAEVPALPVTLDELLLTAKECEALGAAVIHVHIRDDEARPTLDQGRLRETVAALREGTDLIVQLSSGGAVTDPEADRLAVLDAGPDMASCTMGTVNFGDDVFLNRWEFIVDLHTRMQERGIVPEYEIFELGHLTSLQRLLGKYGLPHGGHVHVDFVMGVPGAMPGTTETLVAARQMLRDLPEGTTFSATGIGRTTIPVMLASLSAGGHLRVGLEDTITYAKGRPVESNMQLVARAVGFAQLAQRPPLTTAEARQLLGR; encoded by the coding sequence ATGACGACAGGGACGTTGATCACGGTTGCCCCCACCGGCGCGGAGTCGGCCAAGGCGGAGGTGCCGGCGCTGCCGGTGACCCTCGACGAGTTGCTGCTGACCGCCAAGGAGTGCGAGGCGCTCGGCGCCGCCGTGATCCACGTCCACATCCGCGACGACGAGGCCAGGCCGACCCTCGACCAGGGCCGGCTGCGCGAGACCGTGGCCGCGCTGCGGGAGGGCACCGACCTGATCGTGCAGCTCTCCTCCGGCGGCGCGGTGACCGACCCGGAGGCGGACCGGCTCGCCGTGCTCGACGCCGGGCCCGACATGGCCTCCTGCACCATGGGCACGGTCAACTTCGGCGACGACGTCTTCCTCAACCGCTGGGAGTTCATCGTCGACCTGCACACCCGGATGCAGGAGCGCGGCATCGTGCCCGAGTACGAGATCTTCGAGCTGGGCCACCTGACCTCGCTTCAGCGCCTGCTCGGGAAGTACGGGCTGCCGCACGGCGGGCACGTGCACGTCGACTTCGTGATGGGCGTCCCGGGCGCCATGCCGGGCACCACCGAGACCCTTGTCGCGGCCCGGCAGATGCTGCGCGACCTGCCGGAGGGGACCACCTTCTCGGCCACCGGCATCGGCCGCACGACCATCCCGGTGATGCTGGCCTCGCTGTCGGCCGGCGGGCACCTGCGGGTCGGTTTGGAGGACACCATCACCTACGCCAAGGGTCGGCCGGTGGAGTCCAACATGCAGCTGGTCGCCCGCGCGGTCGGCTTCGCCCAGCTCGCCCAGCGTCCGCCGCTGACCACCGCCGAGGCCCGCCAGCTCCTCGGCCGGTAA
- a CDS encoding YgfZ/GcvT domain-containing protein, protein MIDITGAVAAEAIDEETRDQPEPAHRAAGVRGVAAHYGDPMREQRTLATAVGLVDRSHRGVVAVPGEERIGWLHTLTSQHLAALTADQGTELLVLSPHGHIEQHAMVVEDGVTTWLDTEPGATEGLLSYLEKMRFFSRVDPRDATADHALLSLVGPEATGALDTLGVGGLAEPELVAVPGPKFRSGEVPQRPSIVYDVKPLPIGGWARRVPLGVDLLVPREAMTQVVDELRGAGVPVAGLWAYEAVRVAARRARVGVDTDHRTIPAEVDLIAPAVHLDKGCYRGQETVARVHNLGRPPRRLVLLHLDGMTTDQPLAAGTPVTLDGRAVGFVGTAVHHYELGQIALAVVKRNVPDDARLLIGETAAAIDRG, encoded by the coding sequence ATGATCGACATCACGGGCGCGGTGGCCGCCGAGGCGATCGACGAGGAGACCCGGGACCAGCCCGAGCCCGCGCACCGGGCGGCCGGCGTGCGCGGGGTGGCCGCCCACTACGGCGACCCGATGCGCGAGCAGCGCACCCTCGCCACCGCCGTCGGCCTGGTCGACCGGTCACACCGGGGCGTGGTGGCGGTGCCCGGCGAGGAGCGGATCGGCTGGCTGCACACCCTCACCAGCCAGCACCTCGCCGCGCTCACCGCCGACCAGGGCACCGAGCTGCTGGTGCTCTCCCCGCACGGGCACATCGAGCAGCACGCCATGGTCGTCGAGGACGGCGTGACCACCTGGCTGGACACCGAGCCGGGCGCCACCGAGGGCCTCCTGTCGTACCTGGAGAAGATGCGCTTCTTCAGCCGGGTCGACCCGCGCGACGCCACCGCCGACCACGCCCTGCTCTCCCTGGTCGGGCCGGAGGCCACCGGCGCGCTCGACACGCTCGGCGTCGGCGGGCTCGCCGAGCCGGAATTGGTCGCGGTGCCGGGTCCGAAGTTCCGCTCCGGCGAGGTCCCGCAGCGGCCGAGCATCGTGTACGACGTCAAGCCGCTGCCGATCGGCGGCTGGGCCCGGCGGGTGCCGCTCGGCGTGGATTTGCTGGTGCCCCGGGAGGCGATGACGCAGGTGGTGGACGAGCTGCGCGGCGCGGGGGTGCCGGTGGCCGGGCTGTGGGCGTACGAGGCGGTCCGGGTGGCCGCCCGGCGGGCCCGGGTCGGAGTGGACACCGACCACCGGACCATCCCGGCCGAGGTGGACCTGATCGCCCCGGCCGTGCACCTCGACAAGGGCTGCTACCGCGGGCAGGAGACGGTGGCCCGGGTGCACAACCTGGGCAGGCCGCCGCGTCGCCTCGTACTGCTGCACCTGGACGGGATGACCACCGACCAGCCGCTCGCCGCCGGTACGCCGGTGACCCTCGACGGCCGGGCGGTCGGCTTCGTCGGCACCGCCGTGCACCACTACGAGCTGGGCCAGATCGCCCTCGCGGTGGTGAAGCGCAACGTTCCCGACGACGCCCGCCTGCTGATCGGCGAGACGGCCGCGGCCATCGACCGGGGCTGA
- a CDS encoding Fur family transcriptional regulator, with protein sequence MSESSLAELLRSRGLRLTAQRQLVLQAVLELGHATPEQVHSAVREVAAGVNITTIYRTLELLERLGLVTHTHLSHGSPTYHAAGEHQHVHLVCRECGAIDEIDPELLRPLADQLAGQRGFQVDIGHVALFGVCGQCENGEEK encoded by the coding sequence GTGTCCGAATCCTCCCTCGCGGAACTGCTCCGCTCCCGCGGGCTGCGGCTGACGGCGCAGCGGCAGCTGGTGCTGCAGGCGGTGCTGGAGCTGGGGCACGCCACGCCGGAGCAGGTGCACTCGGCGGTCCGGGAGGTCGCCGCCGGGGTCAACATCACCACCATCTACCGGACGCTGGAGCTGCTGGAACGCCTCGGCCTGGTGACCCACACCCACCTCTCGCACGGCTCGCCGACCTACCACGCGGCCGGCGAGCACCAGCACGTCCACCTGGTCTGCCGGGAGTGCGGCGCGATCGACGAGATCGATCCGGAGCTGCTCCGCCCACTCGCCGACCAGCTGGCCGGGCAGCGGGGGTTCCAGGTCGACATCGGGCACGTGGCCCTCTTCGGGGTCTGCGGCCAGTGCGAGAACGGGGAAGAGAAATGA
- a CDS encoding aminotransferase class IV, with product MVASRMAVLGRGVVPPGEPVLRGDDLGVLRGDGLFETMHLRDGQPWLIEAHLARLRAGAAAVELVLPPDGTLVELLDTVRAGWPAEVEGALRLVCTRGPEGGGPPTVYATLGQVPAESQQARRDGVSVATLSLGVPAKARPGLDWLPAGIKSTSYGASSAARRWATRNGVADVLWVSTDEYVLEGPSASVVWLAGSTLCTVPAAATGILPGVTARWLLDHAGELGLTAAERMVTPAELRAADGVWLTSSVRGLVEVRSLDGYPRAQSLRTPDLQSLLGFPVP from the coding sequence ATGGTGGCATCGCGGATGGCCGTGCTCGGGCGGGGTGTCGTACCGCCCGGGGAGCCGGTGCTGCGCGGCGACGACCTGGGCGTGCTGCGCGGCGACGGCCTGTTCGAGACCATGCACCTGCGCGACGGCCAACCCTGGCTGATCGAGGCGCACCTGGCCCGGCTGCGGGCCGGCGCGGCCGCGGTGGAGCTGGTGCTACCGCCCGACGGCACCCTGGTCGAGCTGCTCGACACGGTCCGCGCCGGCTGGCCCGCCGAGGTGGAGGGGGCGCTGCGGCTGGTCTGCACCCGGGGGCCGGAGGGCGGCGGGCCGCCGACCGTCTACGCCACGCTCGGCCAGGTGCCGGCGGAGTCCCAGCAGGCCCGCCGGGACGGGGTGAGCGTCGCCACCCTCTCCCTCGGCGTGCCCGCCAAGGCCCGTCCCGGCCTGGACTGGCTGCCCGCCGGGATCAAGTCCACCTCCTACGGGGCCAGCAGCGCCGCCCGGCGCTGGGCGACCCGCAACGGCGTGGCCGACGTGCTCTGGGTCTCCACCGACGAGTACGTGCTGGAGGGGCCGAGCGCCAGCGTGGTCTGGCTGGCCGGCTCGACGCTCTGCACGGTGCCGGCCGCGGCGACCGGCATCCTGCCCGGGGTCACCGCCCGGTGGCTCCTGGACCACGCCGGCGAGCTCGGCCTCACCGCCGCCGAACGGATGGTCACCCCCGCCGAGCTGCGCGCCGCCGACGGCGTCTGGCTCACCTCGTCGGTCCGCGGCCTGGTCGAGGTCCGCTCCCTCGACGGCTACCCCCGAGCGCAGTCCCTGCGGACCCCCGACCTGCAGTCCCTGCTGGGCTTCCCCGTCCCGTGA
- a CDS encoding FABP family protein, translating to MSDENPLQPPWLNAPPVDPYPYEESHDLRVGPKLHPSLDGLLPYIGVWRGRGRGGFPSVEDFDFAQEIRISHDGRPFLFYESRAWILDEQSRPVRAAGREVGWWRPVFDGERVTDELEALMTTPTGVMELYIGKRRGTQIEFATDAVLRTATAKEVTAGARLFGIVEGALLYAQEMAAMGHPLSPHLSARLIRVGG from the coding sequence GTGAGCGACGAGAATCCGCTGCAGCCGCCGTGGCTCAACGCGCCGCCGGTCGACCCGTACCCGTACGAGGAGAGCCACGACCTGCGCGTCGGTCCCAAGCTGCACCCGAGCCTGGACGGCCTGCTGCCGTACATCGGGGTGTGGCGCGGCCGCGGCCGGGGCGGTTTCCCGAGCGTCGAGGACTTCGACTTCGCCCAGGAGATCCGGATCAGCCACGACGGCCGGCCGTTCCTGTTCTACGAGTCCCGGGCGTGGATCCTCGACGAGCAGAGCCGGCCGGTCCGCGCGGCCGGGCGTGAGGTCGGCTGGTGGCGCCCGGTCTTCGACGGCGAGCGGGTCACCGACGAGCTGGAAGCCCTGATGACCACGCCCACCGGCGTGATGGAGCTGTACATCGGCAAGCGCCGGGGCACCCAGATCGAGTTCGCCACCGACGCGGTGCTGCGCACCGCGACGGCCAAGGAGGTCACGGCTGGCGCGCGCCTCTTCGGCATCGTCGAGGGCGCGCTGCTCTACGCCCAGGAGATGGCCGCCATGGGTCACCCCCTGAGCCCGCACCTCTCCGCCCGCCTGATCCGCGTCGGCGGCTGA
- the mtfM gene encoding small membrane protein MtfM has translation MVTEIGFVSLLVAGLGALAGGLVYLAVRMSRGNW, from the coding sequence ATGGTTACCGAGATCGGGTTCGTCAGCCTGCTGGTCGCCGGCCTGGGTGCGCTCGCCGGTGGCCTGGTCTACCTTGCCGTACGCATGTCGAGGGGTAATTGGTGA
- a CDS encoding DsrE family protein, whose protein sequence is MLGAMARTLVVKATAGADAPERCAQAFTVAATAAAAGVDVSLWLTGESTWFALPGRAQDFELPHSAPLAELLHVILATGKVTACTQCAARRDIGADDVIPGVRIAGAAVFVEEAMAEGAQALVY, encoded by the coding sequence ATGCTGGGCGCCATGGCCCGCACTCTCGTCGTCAAGGCAACCGCCGGCGCCGACGCACCGGAGCGGTGCGCCCAGGCCTTCACCGTCGCCGCCACCGCGGCGGCCGCCGGGGTCGACGTGTCGCTCTGGCTGACCGGTGAGTCCACCTGGTTCGCGCTCCCCGGCCGGGCTCAGGATTTCGAGCTGCCGCACTCCGCGCCGCTGGCCGAGCTGCTGCACGTGATCCTGGCCACCGGCAAAGTCACCGCCTGCACGCAGTGCGCCGCCCGCCGGGACATCGGCGCGGACGACGTCATCCCCGGCGTACGGATCGCCGGCGCGGCGGTCTTCGTCGAGGAGGCGATGGCCGAGGGCGCGCAAGCGCTGGTCTACTGA
- a CDS encoding SCP2 sterol-binding domain-containing protein: MSEAVERFFASLPARAPAVLRTPTAGTLQIDLATGNRTEHWLIELRPGSVQVSRERRPADATWTSSVDLFERLIIGEAQGIAAVFRNEATFSGNVVLFLAFRRFFPDPPGTRDPRATARAQAGRAR; the protein is encoded by the coding sequence GTGAGTGAGGCGGTCGAGCGGTTCTTCGCGTCGCTACCGGCGCGCGCCCCGGCGGTGCTCCGCACCCCGACCGCCGGGACCCTCCAGATCGACCTGGCCACGGGCAACCGCACCGAGCACTGGCTGATCGAGCTGCGGCCGGGCTCGGTCCAGGTCAGCCGCGAACGCCGGCCGGCCGACGCGACCTGGACCAGCAGCGTCGACCTCTTCGAGCGGCTGATCATCGGCGAGGCGCAGGGCATCGCCGCCGTGTTCCGGAACGAGGCCACCTTCAGCGGCAACGTGGTGCTCTTCCTCGCCTTCCGACGCTTCTTCCCCGATCCGCCGGGCACCCGGGACCCCCGGGCGACAGCCCGGGCGCAGGCCGGACGGGCGCGATGA
- a CDS encoding glycogen debranching N-terminal domain-containing protein — translation MKERVSILDGNTFLVSDQRGNIEPSFDFPTGLFSFDTRFISTWLLTLNGERLQALSIDDAQSYQTRYFLVPGEPTHYLDAKVSVIRSRSIGASFEEELTVLNHSVQEAEFTLRLDIGADFADLFEIKHQRHKKGRTTPTAGENELRLTYRRGGFHRETVISTSAPGEIDESGMTFRLRIGPHGEWTTRLHVAAVIYGARGEDIRATLPLGGHRTAAAIHAEQDELINQAPKLSCDCQSVSTAYRRSLNDLAALRYESIALGVRLLAAGLPWFMTLFGRDSIFTSLQALPFLPDLVPPTILMLAALQGSRLDDFRDEEPGKILHELRYGETTGFEEQPHSPYYGSADSTPLFVILLDEYERWTGDAALVRQLEFPARAALNWIDTYGDLLGTGYIWYQTRNPETGLKNQCWKDSWDSVSYRDGRLPEYPLATCELQGYAYDAKRRGARLARTFWNDPAYAERLEREAAALKERFNREFWIPEREYYAQALDPEGRHVDALSSNMGHLLWSGIVDEARAGLVVQHLLGPRLFSGWGIRTLADDQGRYNPIGYHVGTVWPFDNSIIAWGLWRYGFREEAGRICDAIIGASWYFEGRLPEAFAGYESDLTDYPVQYPTACSPQAWSAGTPLLLLRVMLGLDPQGEHLIIDPAVPDRMGRVELLDIPGRWGRVDALGRSRTPHEQHGAH, via the coding sequence ATGAAGGAGCGGGTCAGCATCCTGGACGGCAACACCTTCCTGGTCAGCGACCAGCGGGGAAACATCGAGCCGTCCTTCGACTTCCCGACCGGGCTCTTCTCGTTCGACACCCGCTTCATCTCCACCTGGCTGCTCACCCTGAACGGGGAACGGCTGCAGGCCCTCTCCATCGACGACGCCCAGTCGTACCAGACCCGGTACTTCCTGGTGCCGGGCGAGCCGACGCACTACCTCGACGCCAAGGTCTCGGTGATCCGCAGCCGTTCGATCGGCGCCAGTTTTGAGGAGGAACTGACCGTCCTCAACCACTCGGTCCAGGAGGCCGAGTTCACCCTCCGGCTGGACATCGGCGCCGACTTTGCCGACCTCTTCGAGATCAAGCACCAGCGGCACAAGAAGGGCCGGACCACTCCGACGGCGGGGGAGAACGAGCTCCGGCTCACCTACCGCCGAGGGGGCTTCCACCGGGAGACGGTGATCAGCACGAGCGCGCCCGGTGAGATCGACGAGTCCGGCATGACCTTCCGGCTCCGGATCGGCCCGCACGGGGAGTGGACGACCCGGCTGCACGTCGCGGCGGTCATCTACGGCGCGCGGGGCGAGGACATCCGCGCCACCCTGCCACTCGGCGGCCACCGCACGGCCGCGGCGATCCACGCCGAGCAGGACGAACTCATCAACCAGGCGCCGAAGCTCAGCTGCGACTGCCAGTCGGTCTCCACGGCGTACCGGCGCAGCCTGAACGACCTGGCGGCACTCAGGTACGAGTCGATCGCGCTCGGCGTGCGGCTGCTCGCCGCCGGTCTGCCCTGGTTCATGACCCTCTTCGGCCGGGACAGCATCTTCACCTCGCTGCAGGCGCTGCCCTTCCTGCCGGACCTGGTCCCGCCCACCATCCTGATGTTGGCTGCCCTGCAGGGCAGCCGGCTGGACGACTTCCGGGACGAGGAGCCCGGCAAGATCCTGCACGAGCTTCGATACGGCGAGACCACGGGCTTCGAGGAGCAGCCGCACTCCCCGTACTACGGCTCGGCCGACTCCACGCCGCTCTTCGTGATCCTGCTCGACGAGTACGAGCGGTGGACCGGCGACGCCGCGCTGGTGCGGCAGTTGGAGTTCCCGGCCCGGGCCGCGCTGAACTGGATCGACACGTACGGGGACCTGCTCGGCACCGGGTACATCTGGTACCAGACCCGCAACCCGGAGACCGGCCTGAAGAACCAGTGCTGGAAGGACTCCTGGGACTCCGTCTCCTACCGGGACGGCCGGCTGCCGGAGTATCCCCTCGCCACCTGTGAGCTGCAGGGGTACGCCTACGACGCGAAGCGGCGGGGCGCACGACTGGCCCGGACATTCTGGAACGATCCCGCGTACGCCGAGCGGCTGGAACGCGAAGCGGCCGCGCTCAAGGAGCGGTTCAACCGGGAGTTCTGGATCCCCGAGCGGGAGTACTACGCCCAAGCGCTGGACCCCGAGGGCCGACACGTCGACGCCCTGTCCTCCAACATGGGGCACCTGCTGTGGAGCGGGATCGTCGACGAAGCACGCGCGGGTCTGGTCGTCCAGCACCTGCTCGGGCCGCGGCTCTTCTCCGGTTGGGGGATACGTACCCTCGCCGACGACCAGGGGCGGTACAACCCGATCGGCTACCACGTCGGGACGGTATGGCCGTTCGACAACTCGATCATCGCCTGGGGGCTCTGGAGGTACGGTTTTCGCGAGGAGGCCGGTCGGATCTGCGATGCGATCATCGGCGCCTCCTGGTACTTCGAAGGGCGGCTGCCCGAGGCGTTCGCCGGATACGAGAGTGACCTCACCGACTATCCGGTGCAGTACCCGACCGCGTGCAGTCCGCAGGCCTGGTCCGCGGGCACGCCGCTGTTGCTGCTCCGGGTGATGCTCGGCCTCGATCCGCAGGGTGAGCACCTGATCATCGACCCCGCGGTGCCGGATCGGATGGGCCGGGTCGAGCTGCTCGACATACCGGGCCGCTGGGGCCGGGTCGACGCCCTCGGCCGCAGCCGCACGCCCCACGAGCAGCATGGCGCCCACTGA
- a CDS encoding DUF1416 domain-containing protein — protein MTAPAAPTAAGCAAPDQAAPLPASLDLEKETVITGVVRSEAGEAVPGAYVRLLDSTGEFTAEVVTSPAGQFRFFAAPGSWTLRALSRHGNGDVAVTAARGINEVAVTVAS, from the coding sequence ATGACTGCTCCCGCTGCTCCCACCGCCGCTGGCTGCGCCGCTCCGGACCAGGCCGCGCCGCTGCCGGCCAGCCTGGACCTGGAGAAGGAGACCGTCATCACCGGCGTCGTCCGCTCCGAGGCGGGCGAGGCCGTGCCCGGCGCGTACGTCCGACTGCTCGACTCCACCGGCGAATTCACCGCCGAGGTGGTCACCTCCCCGGCCGGCCAGTTCCGGTTCTTCGCCGCGCCGGGCAGCTGGACCCTGCGGGCGCTCTCCCGACACGGCAACGGCGACGTCGCCGTGACCGCCGCCCGCGGCATCAACGAGGTGGCCGTGACCGTCGCCAGCTGA
- a CDS encoding sulfurtransferase: MSRDTALVSAEWAEKNIDGPGVVFVEVDEDTSAYDTGHIAGAIKLDWRTDLQDPVRRDFVNKSQFEALLSERGIANDDTVILYGGNNNWFAAYAYWYFKLYGHRDVKLLDGGRKKWELDARPLVTDAVSRPRTEYVAQEPDTSIRAFRDEVVAAIGTKNLVDVRSPDEYAGRLLAPAHLPQEQAQRAGHVPTAISVPWSKAANEDGTFKSDDALRKIYAAAGLDDSKETIAYCRIGERSSHTWFVLQELLGHANVKNYDGSWTEYGSLVGVPVALGDEPGEA, from the coding sequence ATGAGTCGCGACACCGCACTCGTCTCGGCCGAGTGGGCCGAGAAGAACATCGACGGCCCGGGCGTCGTCTTCGTCGAGGTCGACGAGGACACCTCGGCCTACGACACCGGCCACATCGCCGGTGCGATCAAGCTCGACTGGCGGACCGACCTCCAGGACCCGGTCCGGCGGGACTTCGTCAACAAGAGTCAGTTCGAGGCGCTGCTCTCCGAACGCGGCATCGCCAACGACGACACCGTGATCCTGTACGGCGGCAACAACAACTGGTTCGCCGCGTACGCGTACTGGTACTTCAAGCTCTACGGCCACCGGGACGTCAAGCTGCTCGACGGCGGCCGCAAGAAGTGGGAGCTGGACGCCCGTCCGCTGGTCACCGACGCCGTGTCCCGCCCGAGGACCGAGTACGTCGCGCAGGAGCCGGACACCTCGATCCGCGCGTTCCGCGACGAGGTGGTCGCCGCGATCGGCACCAAGAACCTGGTCGATGTGCGTAGCCCCGACGAGTACGCCGGCCGGCTGCTCGCCCCCGCCCACCTGCCGCAGGAGCAGGCGCAGCGGGCAGGCCACGTGCCGACCGCGATCAGCGTGCCGTGGTCCAAGGCGGCCAACGAGGACGGCACCTTCAAGTCCGACGACGCGCTGCGCAAGATCTACGCGGCCGCCGGCCTGGACGACAGCAAGGAGACCATCGCGTACTGCCGGATCGGTGAGCGCTCCTCGCACACCTGGTTCGTGCTTCAGGAGCTGCTCGGCCACGCCAACGTGAAGAACTACGACGGATCCTGGACCGAGTACGGCTCGCTGGTCGGCGTTCCGGTGGCGCTCGGCGATGAGCCGGGGGAGGCCTGA
- a CDS encoding Ms5788A family Cys-rich leader peptide, which produces MGTLLTKRRAVDLCRVATCLCRPVI; this is translated from the coding sequence ATGGGGACGCTCCTCACCAAACGGCGCGCGGTCGACCTGTGCCGCGTGGCCACCTGCCTGTGTCGCCCTGTCATCTGA
- a CDS encoding LmeA family phospholipid-binding protein — MAEAYPAYEERPRRRGRKVLIGLVVLLLILGGLLVAADRVAAGVAERAIADQVKQEVAKKNAQSAPPQVDIGGFPFLTQVLAGKYERISIVLKDVQGPVQGGTVSVPQLDVDARNVKASLDTIRSGQGDVVAESVDGTGTITYDSLAKLLGRPGLTLGERDGKLVVNAPVDILGAKLTVTGTADVTVAKGKVALRFNDLNAEGLPNLPMARTLLANYAKSISIDVPLPELPFQLNVRKVEPRPEGLTVTADARNVPINAAG, encoded by the coding sequence GTGGCAGAAGCGTACCCGGCGTACGAGGAGCGGCCCCGGCGACGCGGGCGGAAGGTGCTGATCGGCCTCGTCGTCCTGCTGCTGATCCTGGGCGGGCTGCTGGTCGCCGCCGACCGGGTGGCGGCCGGGGTGGCCGAGCGGGCCATCGCCGACCAGGTGAAGCAGGAGGTCGCCAAGAAGAACGCGCAGTCCGCGCCGCCGCAGGTCGACATCGGCGGCTTCCCGTTCCTCACCCAGGTGCTCGCCGGGAAGTACGAGCGCATCTCGATCGTGCTGAAGGACGTGCAGGGCCCGGTGCAGGGTGGCACGGTCAGTGTCCCGCAGCTCGACGTGGACGCCCGCAACGTGAAGGCCTCGCTGGACACCATCCGGTCCGGCCAGGGCGACGTGGTCGCCGAGAGCGTCGACGGCACCGGCACGATCACCTACGACAGCCTGGCCAAGCTACTCGGCCGGCCGGGGCTCACCCTCGGCGAGCGGGACGGCAAGCTGGTGGTCAATGCCCCGGTGGACATCCTGGGCGCCAAGCTGACGGTCACCGGCACCGCCGACGTGACCGTGGCGAAGGGCAAGGTGGCGCTGCGCTTCAACGACCTGAACGCCGAGGGGCTGCCGAACCTCCCGATGGCCCGGACGCTGCTGGCCAACTACGCCAAGAGCATCTCGATCGACGTGCCCCTGCCGGAGCTGCCGTTCCAGCTCAACGTCCGCAAGGTCGAGCCGCGGCCCGAAGGGCTGACGGTGACCGCCGACGCCCGGAACGTACCCATCAACGCGGCCGGCTGA
- a CDS encoding winged helix-turn-helix transcriptional regulator: protein MEILLLVTARAGEPSAVLPALDLLPHSVRTAPRDVRTLVAGPSPDAVLVDARSELSEARATCRVLHATGLGVPLVAVVTEAGLIALNADWGVDDVILAGAGPAEVEARLRLAVGRLSNATAGASGSIRAGELTIDPDTYAAKLKGRPLDLTYKEFELLKFLAQHPGRVFTRDQLLREVWGYDYFGGTRTVDVHVRRLRAKLGSEYESMIGTVRQVGYKFVVPPSRSLPESEPAPLPV, encoded by the coding sequence GTGGAGATCCTGCTGCTGGTGACCGCACGCGCAGGCGAACCATCGGCGGTACTGCCGGCACTCGACCTGCTGCCGCACTCGGTCCGCACCGCGCCACGCGACGTCCGGACGCTGGTCGCCGGCCCGAGCCCGGACGCGGTCCTGGTGGACGCCCGCTCCGAGCTGAGCGAGGCCCGGGCGACCTGTCGAGTGCTCCACGCCACCGGGCTCGGCGTGCCACTGGTCGCGGTGGTAACCGAGGCCGGCCTGATCGCGCTGAACGCCGACTGGGGCGTGGACGACGTCATCCTGGCCGGGGCGGGCCCCGCCGAGGTGGAGGCCCGGCTGCGGCTGGCCGTCGGCCGGCTCAGCAACGCGACCGCCGGCGCCAGCGGCTCGATCCGGGCCGGCGAGCTGACCATCGACCCGGACACCTACGCGGCGAAGCTCAAGGGCCGCCCGCTCGACCTCACCTACAAGGAGTTCGAGCTGCTGAAGTTCCTGGCCCAGCACCCGGGCCGGGTGTTCACCCGGGACCAGCTGCTCCGCGAGGTCTGGGGCTACGACTACTTCGGCGGCACCCGGACGGTGGACGTGCATGTCCGGCGGCTGCGGGCCAAGCTCGGCTCGGAGTACGAGTCGATGATCGGCACCGTGCGCCAGGTCGGCTACAAGTTCGTCGTCCCCCCGTCCCGTTCGCTGCCGGAGTCCGAGCCCGCTCCACTGCCGGTCTGA